In a genomic window of Nocardiopsis mwathae:
- the mca gene encoding mycothiol conjugate amidase Mca encodes MSERLRLMAVHAHPDDESSKGAATMARYVREGAEVLVVTLTGGERGSILNPAMDRPEIVANIGEVRRKEMAEARQILGVHQEFSGFVDSGLPEGDPLPPLPEGCFALQPLDAASEPLVRSVRSFKPHVMITYDENGGYPHPDHIMTHKVSVEAFDAAGDPERYPEAGDPWQPLKLYYHVSFPRARFEAISKLLEQRGLENPYKEWMERIDERDWPEWDITTQVRCEEYFETRDRALIAHATQIDPNGFWFAVPLDVQREAWPYEDYHLARSLVDSDIPEDDLFAGVREGVRA; translated from the coding sequence TTGTCCGAGCGCTTGCGGCTGATGGCCGTTCATGCCCACCCTGATGATGAGTCCAGCAAGGGCGCCGCGACCATGGCGCGCTACGTCCGTGAGGGCGCCGAAGTGCTGGTCGTCACACTGACCGGAGGAGAGCGCGGCTCCATCCTGAACCCCGCCATGGACCGCCCGGAGATCGTCGCCAACATCGGCGAGGTCCGCCGCAAGGAGATGGCCGAGGCACGGCAGATCCTCGGCGTCCACCAGGAGTTCAGCGGATTCGTCGACTCCGGCCTGCCCGAAGGCGACCCGCTGCCCCCGCTGCCCGAGGGCTGCTTCGCGCTGCAGCCGCTCGACGCCGCCTCCGAACCGCTGGTCCGCTCCGTGCGCTCCTTCAAGCCGCACGTGATGATCACCTACGACGAGAACGGCGGTTACCCGCACCCCGACCACATCATGACGCACAAGGTCTCGGTCGAGGCCTTCGACGCCGCGGGCGACCCGGAGCGCTACCCCGAGGCCGGCGACCCGTGGCAGCCCCTCAAGCTCTACTACCACGTCTCCTTCCCCCGTGCCCGCTTCGAGGCCATCTCCAAGCTGCTGGAGCAGCGCGGCCTGGAGAACCCTTACAAGGAGTGGATGGAGCGCATCGACGAGCGCGACTGGCCCGAGTGGGACATCACCACCCAGGTCCGCTGCGAGGAGTACTTCGAAACCCGCGACCGCGCGCTGATCGCGCACGCCACCCAGATCGACCCCAACGGATTCTGGTTCGCCGTACCCTTGGACGTCCAGCGCGAGGCCTGGCCGTACGAGGACTACCATCTGGCCCGCTCCCTCGTGGACAGCGACATTCCCGAGGACGACCTGTTCGCGGGTGTGCGTGAAGGGGTGAGAGCATAG
- a CDS encoding DUF4307 domain-containing protein, which yields MPDSPSTPMPDAAEPARGMRRLYGNKPFIFLMGLLGAGIFTVGWGSALMSYGGHTGAAFQVISWKVESADEATVTFQVNSSKPAVCVIRAVDAHHVEVGQARVEVKAGNRSVTTNVDTVRSASAVEVTSCREQASSE from the coding sequence ATGCCCGACAGCCCTTCCACTCCCATGCCCGACGCCGCCGAACCGGCCCGGGGTATGAGGCGTCTCTACGGGAACAAGCCGTTCATCTTCCTGATGGGTCTGCTGGGCGCCGGGATCTTCACCGTGGGGTGGGGGTCGGCGCTGATGAGCTACGGGGGCCATACCGGCGCCGCCTTCCAGGTGATCTCCTGGAAGGTCGAGTCCGCCGATGAGGCCACGGTCACCTTCCAGGTGAACAGCTCCAAGCCCGCGGTCTGTGTGATCAGGGCCGTCGACGCGCACCACGTTGAGGTCGGGCAGGCCCGCGTGGAGGTCAAGGCCGGAAACCGCAGCGTCACCACCAACGTTGACACGGTTCGTTCGGCTTCGGCGGTAGAAGTGACCTCGTGCAGGGAACAAGCTTCGTCAGAGTAG
- the greA gene encoding transcription elongation factor GreA has product MTETRDDNVTWLTQEAYDRLKAELEHLSGPGRIEIADKIEAAREEGDLRENGGYHAAKEEQGKIEARIAQLQGILRTARVGEAPRKAGEVGPGMTVTVKFEGDDEEITFLLASREESGAPIDVYSPKSPLGSAITGKKIGDSAKYTLPNGKSLKVDIIDAVPYGGA; this is encoded by the coding sequence GTGACCGAGACCCGCGATGACAACGTCACCTGGCTGACTCAGGAGGCGTATGACCGGCTCAAGGCGGAGCTGGAGCACCTGTCGGGGCCTGGTCGCATCGAGATCGCCGACAAGATCGAAGCCGCCCGTGAGGAGGGTGACCTCAGGGAGAACGGCGGCTACCACGCCGCCAAGGAGGAGCAGGGCAAGATCGAGGCCCGCATCGCGCAGCTGCAGGGCATCCTGCGCACCGCGCGCGTGGGGGAGGCCCCCCGCAAGGCGGGCGAAGTCGGCCCCGGTATGACCGTGACCGTCAAGTTCGAAGGGGACGACGAGGAGATCACGTTCCTGCTCGCCTCCCGGGAGGAGAGCGGGGCTCCGATCGACGTCTACTCCCCCAAGTCGCCGCTGGGGAGCGCGATCACGGGCAAGAAGATCGGTGATTCGGCGAAGTACACCCTGCCGAACGGCAAGAGCCTGAAGGTGGACATCATCGACGCCGTCCCCTACGGCGGCGCATAG
- a CDS encoding RDD family protein, with protein MTTPSWNAPKHGHPAPGGPPPPGQHGGYGGYGPLPAAYPNGPIPADASGYGYARPWYGTPYPGGPGYAPGPALASYGRRVGAHLIDLVIIFALLAGVFAVGGLGIGAVAGDGPVAGYVVVPLFLLTYVGAFASAFCYRWLCHAKSGQTLGKRALGIQVVARQTLHDKTADTIVIEKPQTP; from the coding sequence ATGACCACTCCTTCATGGAATGCCCCGAAACACGGTCATCCCGCACCCGGCGGCCCGCCTCCACCGGGACAGCACGGCGGGTACGGCGGTTACGGCCCACTTCCTGCGGCCTACCCCAACGGCCCGATACCCGCGGACGCGTCCGGGTACGGATACGCCCGGCCCTGGTACGGAACGCCGTACCCCGGTGGCCCCGGATACGCCCCCGGCCCCGCGCTCGCGAGCTACGGTCGGCGGGTGGGCGCGCACCTGATCGACCTGGTGATCATCTTCGCCCTCTTGGCCGGCGTCTTCGCGGTCGGCGGCCTGGGCATCGGGGCCGTGGCCGGGGACGGCCCGGTGGCGGGGTACGTCGTGGTCCCCCTGTTCTTGCTGACCTATGTCGGCGCGTTCGCGTCCGCCTTCTGCTACCGCTGGCTCTGCCACGCCAAGTCCGGGCAGACGCTGGGCAAGCGCGCCCTGGGCATCCAGGTCGTCGCCCGGCAGACCCTGCACGACAAGACCGCCGACACGATCGTGATCGAGAAACCGCAGACACCGTGA
- a CDS encoding RDD family protein: protein MNTPPWHTPPPHGPPPYGPPPLPGSAPAHTPEPAPAGFWPRVVARIVDYIVLAVFAFAFFLVVTLVISAANPEGLEAQLSEDYYNVWAMLWFFGWGILLFFYDWLFHIAWGRTLGQLLMGLRVVRAEDGGRLRQGQAVGRAALFGLPHSVLCLGHVWVVVDCLFAGSENGRRQALHDKAARTMVVSTRRPAGPPPYYAA from the coding sequence GTGAACACTCCTCCCTGGCACACGCCCCCGCCCCATGGTCCGCCGCCCTACGGTCCCCCGCCGCTTCCCGGGTCGGCCCCGGCCCACACCCCCGAGCCGGCTCCGGCCGGATTCTGGCCGCGGGTGGTCGCACGGATCGTCGACTACATCGTGCTGGCCGTCTTCGCCTTCGCCTTCTTCCTCGTGGTGACGCTGGTCATCTCCGCCGCCAACCCCGAGGGGCTGGAGGCGCAGCTGTCGGAGGACTACTACAACGTCTGGGCGATGCTCTGGTTCTTCGGCTGGGGCATCCTGCTCTTCTTCTACGACTGGCTGTTCCACATCGCCTGGGGGCGCACGCTCGGCCAGCTGCTGATGGGGCTGCGGGTCGTGCGTGCCGAGGACGGCGGGCGGCTGCGGCAGGGCCAGGCCGTCGGCCGGGCCGCGCTCTTCGGACTGCCGCACAGCGTGCTGTGCCTCGGGCACGTGTGGGTGGTGGTCGACTGCCTCTTCGCCGGGTCCGAGAACGGACGCCGCCAGGCGCTGCACGACAAGGCGGCGCGGACCATGGTCGTCAGCACCCGCCGCCCGGCCGGACCTCCGCCCTACTACGCCGCCTAG
- a CDS encoding FIST N-terminal domain-containing protein yields the protein MARFGDALATGADLVSAAERAVLAAVRPIEGPADLICFWISGADQEEVVLAAERVMALADGAVTIGCTSGGVIGGGRGVEDQGAVSVWAARMPSVTITPFRLDTVPDGDHLAVVGMHEPSPVDQAALLLVDPYEFPTQAFVERSTDALGGLPFVGGLASGAHGPGSVRLFADGEIAECGAVGLLLGGSGIVGTMVSQGCRPVGPAMAVTKSDGNMILELAGAPAYERLEQLINALPPEEQELAAQGLHIGIAMDEYADRHERGDFLVRSVVAADPELGTITIGDMVEVGQTVRFQVRDRDTAGTDLRERLRMFDEDTDGRSAAALLFSCNGRGATLFPSADHDVRMVRQALGIDAVGGFFAAGEIGPVAGRNHVHGFTACLLTFEA from the coding sequence GTGGCCAGGTTCGGTGATGCTCTGGCGACGGGTGCGGACCTCGTGAGCGCCGCCGAGCGGGCGGTGCTCGCCGCCGTGCGCCCGATTGAGGGCCCGGCGGACCTCATCTGCTTCTGGATCAGCGGTGCCGACCAGGAGGAGGTGGTGCTGGCCGCCGAGCGCGTCATGGCGCTCGCGGACGGCGCGGTGACCATCGGCTGCACCTCCGGCGGCGTCATCGGCGGCGGCCGCGGCGTGGAGGACCAGGGCGCGGTGAGCGTGTGGGCGGCCCGGATGCCGTCGGTCACCATCACCCCCTTCCGGCTGGACACCGTGCCCGACGGCGACCACCTCGCCGTGGTCGGCATGCACGAACCGTCACCGGTCGACCAGGCGGCGCTGCTCCTGGTGGACCCCTACGAGTTCCCGACGCAGGCGTTCGTCGAGCGGTCCACCGACGCCCTGGGCGGCCTGCCGTTCGTCGGCGGGCTCGCCAGTGGCGCGCACGGGCCGGGATCGGTGCGGCTCTTCGCCGACGGCGAGATCGCCGAGTGCGGCGCCGTCGGGCTGCTGCTGGGCGGTTCGGGGATCGTCGGCACGATGGTCAGCCAGGGCTGCCGCCCGGTGGGCCCGGCCATGGCGGTCACCAAGTCCGACGGCAACATGATCCTGGAGCTCGCCGGTGCCCCCGCCTACGAGCGGCTGGAGCAGCTGATCAACGCGCTGCCGCCGGAGGAGCAGGAGCTGGCCGCACAGGGCCTGCACATCGGCATCGCCATGGACGAGTACGCCGACCGCCACGAGCGCGGGGACTTCCTGGTGCGCTCCGTGGTGGCCGCCGACCCCGAACTGGGCACGATCACCATCGGCGACATGGTGGAGGTCGGCCAGACGGTGCGGTTCCAGGTCCGCGACCGCGACACCGCCGGCACCGACCTGCGCGAGCGGCTGCGCATGTTCGACGAGGACACCGACGGCCGCAGCGCCGCCGCACTCCTCTTCTCCTGCAACGGTCGCGGAGCCACGCTGTTCCCCAGCGCCGACCACGACGTCCGGATGGTCCGCCAGGCGCTCGGCATCGACGCCGTGGGCGGCTTCTTCGCGGCGGGCGAGATCGGCCCGGTGGCCGGCCGCAACCACGTGCACGGGTTCACCGCCTGTCTGCTCACTTTCGAGGCGTGA
- a CDS encoding sigma 54-interacting transcriptional regulator produces the protein MSAVTSARTAPDDPPPTLGALRAAGHTHRSVKAEVRENLLARLRTGEERFPGIVGFAETVLPRLERALLAGHDIVLLGERGQGKSRLIRTLTGLLDEWSPVVADCPVNDHPYTPVCARCRRLAAEAGDDLPVAWRHRADRYGEKLCTPDTGVGDLIGDIDPVRLAEGRSLGDPESVHYGLVPRANRGVFCLSELPDLPARIQVGLFNVLEERDVQIRGLALRLPLDMLLVAGANPEDYTNRGRIITPLKDRFGAEIRTHYPRELHDETALIRQEAQLRGGVTVPGHLVEIVARFTRMVRDSSAVDARSGVSARFAIAGVETAAAAAERRAALIGERRAVARVCDLPPIVETLAGKVEFEAGEEGREAEVLGHLLRRATAEAFRDTVDEAALAPLTGLFADGAKVEAGELVGAAELLRGVGPLPGLAALTERVEPDRQDSGDPEARAAAVLEFTMEGLYLTRRLSKEHLEDRAVYRT, from the coding sequence GTGTCCGCCGTCACATCCGCACGCACAGCCCCCGATGACCCTCCCCCGACGCTCGGCGCCCTGCGCGCCGCGGGCCACACCCACCGATCGGTCAAGGCCGAGGTACGGGAGAACCTGCTGGCCCGGCTGCGCACCGGCGAGGAACGCTTCCCCGGCATCGTCGGTTTCGCCGAGACCGTCCTACCCCGACTGGAGCGCGCGCTGCTGGCCGGGCACGACATCGTGCTGCTCGGTGAGCGCGGCCAGGGCAAGTCCCGGCTGATCCGCACGCTCACCGGGCTCCTCGACGAGTGGTCGCCGGTCGTGGCCGACTGCCCGGTCAACGACCACCCCTACACACCGGTGTGCGCCCGCTGCCGGCGTCTGGCCGCCGAGGCCGGCGACGACCTTCCGGTCGCGTGGCGGCACCGTGCGGACCGCTACGGCGAGAAGCTGTGCACGCCCGATACCGGCGTCGGCGACCTCATCGGCGACATCGACCCGGTCCGGCTGGCCGAGGGGCGCAGCCTCGGCGACCCGGAGAGCGTGCACTACGGCCTGGTTCCGCGCGCGAACCGGGGGGTGTTCTGCCTCAGCGAGCTGCCCGACCTGCCGGCCCGCATCCAGGTGGGGCTGTTCAACGTGCTGGAGGAGCGCGACGTGCAGATCCGCGGGCTGGCGCTGCGGCTGCCGCTGGACATGCTGCTGGTCGCCGGGGCCAACCCCGAGGACTACACCAACCGCGGGCGCATCATCACCCCGCTCAAGGACCGGTTCGGCGCGGAGATCCGCACCCACTACCCGCGGGAGCTGCACGACGAGACCGCGCTCATCCGCCAGGAGGCGCAACTCCGCGGCGGCGTCACCGTGCCCGGCCACCTGGTGGAGATCGTCGCCCGGTTCACCCGCATGGTGCGCGACTCCTCCGCGGTGGACGCCCGCTCCGGGGTATCCGCCCGGTTCGCCATCGCCGGTGTGGAGACCGCTGCGGCCGCGGCCGAGCGCCGCGCCGCGCTCATCGGCGAGCGGCGGGCGGTGGCCCGGGTCTGCGACCTGCCGCCGATCGTGGAGACGCTCGCCGGCAAGGTCGAGTTCGAGGCCGGTGAGGAGGGGCGGGAGGCCGAGGTCCTGGGCCACCTGCTGCGCCGCGCCACGGCCGAGGCGTTCCGGGACACGGTGGACGAGGCGGCGCTGGCGCCGCTCACCGGGCTGTTCGCCGACGGCGCCAAGGTCGAGGCGGGCGAGCTCGTCGGCGCCGCCGAGCTGCTGCGCGGCGTCGGCCCGCTCCCCGGGCTGGCCGCCCTGACCGAGCGCGTCGAACCGGACCGGCAGGACTCGGGCGACCCCGAGGCCCGCGCCGCGGCCGTGCTGGAGTTCACCATGGAGGGCCTCTACCTGACCCGTCGGCTGTCCAAGGAGCACCTGGAGGACCGCGCGGTCTACCGGACCTGA
- a CDS encoding vWA domain-containing protein → MDRVRYAAYQGGPDPLAPPVNPRAALDELGRGVLAGARPADALRELLRHGAGGDGPPAAPDGFGAGLAELRRRVRERIGQIRSGGVPDGWFADLPPIPDRPSGHRSQPTAPERIPEPDVERVHAMLTALNALLVTGGPGHPSAADFDRFMAEHGDFFPEGPRDLGGVVDALARRAAAAQRMLDSLAPEDRAELTALADRAIAAAGLGPGLELLADTLRSRRPGLSWSGTGPMHGLDALGLVEAASAVRKLADLGELDAALGQDYPGADLADIDDEAVLRALGPDAADTVARLRSLERGLREAGYLDGPKNRVRLTPRALRRLGETALRDVLADTPPRLLRPGGHGGADRPGAPPVGAAGEPTGRALPAEPGDERPVDVVRTLGNAVARGRSARGGSLRVHPQDIEVAECEQGTAAAVCLLVDLSYSMVRRGLWAAVKRTSMALHTLVATHYPQDALRVIGFDDRAREIPGRDLAELGPNRVQGTNLQHALALAGRHLDTHPDFAPIVVVVTDGEPTAHIARDGSPAFCWPPSAETTAATLAEVDRMTRRGARLHTVLLTDDPRLRAFADQVAHRNGGTVVRPDPAVFGTRVIRDFLTRRRALP, encoded by the coding sequence ATGGACCGCGTCCGGTACGCCGCCTACCAGGGCGGCCCCGACCCCCTTGCGCCACCGGTGAACCCGCGCGCCGCCCTGGACGAACTGGGGCGCGGCGTCCTGGCCGGAGCCCGCCCTGCCGACGCCCTGCGCGAGCTGCTGCGGCACGGGGCCGGCGGTGACGGTCCGCCCGCTGCGCCCGACGGTTTCGGGGCCGGGCTGGCGGAACTGCGGCGCCGCGTCCGGGAGCGCATCGGGCAGATCCGCTCCGGCGGGGTGCCGGACGGCTGGTTCGCCGATCTCCCGCCGATCCCGGACCGGCCGTCGGGCCACCGCTCCCAGCCGACGGCCCCGGAGCGGATTCCCGAACCGGACGTCGAGCGCGTGCATGCGATGCTCACCGCCCTCAACGCCCTCCTGGTCACGGGCGGGCCGGGCCACCCCTCCGCGGCGGACTTCGACCGGTTCATGGCCGAGCACGGGGACTTCTTCCCGGAAGGGCCGCGCGACCTCGGCGGCGTCGTCGACGCACTGGCCCGCCGGGCCGCGGCCGCGCAGCGCATGCTGGACTCCCTCGCCCCGGAGGACCGCGCGGAGCTGACGGCCCTCGCCGACCGGGCCATCGCCGCCGCCGGCCTGGGCCCCGGCCTGGAGCTGCTGGCCGACACGCTGCGGTCCCGGCGCCCCGGCCTCTCCTGGTCCGGGACGGGGCCGATGCATGGCCTCGACGCGCTGGGCCTGGTCGAGGCGGCGTCCGCCGTGCGGAAGCTGGCCGACCTCGGTGAGCTGGACGCGGCGCTGGGACAGGACTATCCGGGGGCCGACCTGGCGGACATCGACGACGAGGCGGTGCTCCGCGCGCTGGGCCCGGACGCCGCCGACACCGTCGCGCGGCTGCGCTCCCTGGAGCGCGGGCTGCGGGAGGCGGGCTACCTGGACGGGCCGAAGAACCGGGTGCGGCTGACCCCCAGGGCGCTGCGGCGGCTCGGCGAGACCGCGCTGCGCGACGTGCTCGCCGACACACCGCCGCGGCTTCTGCGGCCGGGCGGGCACGGCGGCGCCGACCGCCCCGGCGCGCCGCCGGTCGGCGCGGCCGGAGAACCCACGGGCCGGGCCCTTCCCGCCGAGCCCGGGGACGAGCGGCCCGTCGACGTGGTGCGGACGCTGGGCAACGCGGTCGCCCGGGGCCGGTCGGCGCGCGGCGGGTCGCTGCGGGTGCACCCGCAGGACATCGAGGTCGCCGAGTGTGAGCAAGGGACGGCCGCTGCGGTGTGCCTGCTGGTCGACCTGTCCTACTCGATGGTCCGGCGCGGCCTGTGGGCGGCCGTCAAGCGCACGTCGATGGCCCTGCACACGCTGGTGGCGACGCACTACCCGCAGGACGCCCTGCGCGTCATCGGCTTCGACGACCGCGCGCGCGAGATCCCCGGCCGCGACCTGGCCGAGCTCGGTCCGAACCGGGTGCAGGGCACCAACCTGCAGCACGCCCTCGCCCTGGCCGGGCGCCACCTGGACACCCACCCGGACTTCGCGCCGATCGTGGTGGTCGTCACCGACGGCGAACCCACCGCCCACATCGCCCGGGACGGCTCCCCGGCCTTCTGCTGGCCCCCGTCGGCCGAGACGACGGCGGCCACCCTCGCCGAGGTCGACCGCATGACCCGCCGCGGCGCCCGCCTGCACACGGTCCTGCTCACCGACGACCCCCGGCTGCGGGCCTTCGCCGACCAGGTCGCGCACCGCAACGGCGGCACCGTCGTCCGGCCCGACCCCGCCGTGTTCGGCACCCGCGTCATCCGCGACTTCCTGACCCGGCGGCGGGCGCTGCCGTGA
- a CDS encoding UTRA domain-containing protein, translating to MTEESPAFRYPAARERVRDGADKIGCDALDQFIRDAGRRPGKELRVSRQAPLPEPIADRLAARDAVVRRAVRLIDDRPVCVETSYYPADLAAGTELESARDIPRGTISVLAEHGHPQVGYRDEVAAHVLDAPEAHDLEAAAGTPALNVVRTVWSRDRVLRVTTTVTPMGGDLVLCYDIGAPAPVGDRPG from the coding sequence GTGACCGAGGAATCCCCTGCCTTTCGGTATCCGGCTGCCCGGGAGCGCGTGCGCGACGGCGCCGACAAGATCGGCTGCGACGCGCTCGACCAGTTCATCCGCGACGCGGGCCGACGCCCCGGCAAGGAACTCCGGGTGAGCCGGCAGGCCCCCCTCCCCGAGCCGATCGCCGACCGGCTCGCGGCCCGGGACGCCGTGGTGCGCCGCGCGGTCCGGCTCATCGACGACCGGCCCGTCTGCGTCGAGACCTCCTACTACCCCGCCGACCTGGCCGCCGGCACCGAACTGGAGTCGGCCCGGGACATCCCCCGCGGCACCATCAGCGTCCTGGCCGAGCACGGCCACCCGCAGGTCGGCTACCGGGACGAGGTGGCCGCCCACGTCCTGGACGCCCCGGAGGCCCACGACCTCGAAGCCGCGGCCGGCACTCCGGCGCTGAACGTGGTGCGGACCGTCTGGTCCCGTGACCGCGTCCTGCGCGTGACCACCACGGTCACCCCGATGGGCGGCGACCTCGTGCTGTGCTACGACATCGGCGCCCCGGCCCCGGTCGGCGACCGACCAGGATGA
- a CDS encoding GntR family transcriptional regulator, translating into MARHLEIAHDLMEEIDEGRYAPGAALPTEDQLMNTYGTSRNTVRRALRELSSRGRIDTRQGSGSTVRSYRPTVHLASSAKGEPDDERYTRYVERIRDEQGVEPTQRLRVIVEAATGKLACLMDLDPSEAAGFVVIRRCDRYIGPRLWQRQLSYYPDFIAMDRGRGSALMQPEDIPRGTRELLAEMGYPQTRSWDVVGAKMPSLKDSALFGIGPGTPLLVHDRMAYSGDTPVRFTKTVMPADRHQLLYFEGDMTQESLSKATDVNIYDH; encoded by the coding sequence ATGGCCCGGCATTTGGAGATCGCCCATGACCTCATGGAGGAGATCGACGAAGGCCGCTACGCCCCCGGCGCCGCACTCCCCACCGAAGATCAATTGATGAACACGTACGGAACGTCGCGCAATACCGTCCGGCGCGCCCTGCGTGAATTGTCCAGCCGGGGGCGGATCGACACCCGGCAGGGCAGCGGGAGCACGGTCCGCAGCTACCGCCCGACCGTCCATCTCGCCTCCTCGGCCAAGGGGGAGCCCGACGACGAGCGGTACACGCGCTACGTCGAGCGGATCAGGGACGAGCAGGGGGTCGAACCGACCCAGCGGCTTCGCGTGATCGTCGAGGCGGCCACCGGAAAGCTGGCCTGCCTCATGGACCTGGATCCCTCCGAGGCCGCGGGGTTCGTGGTGATCCGACGCTGCGACCGCTACATCGGCCCCCGGCTCTGGCAGCGCCAGCTCTCCTACTACCCCGACTTCATCGCGATGGACCGCGGCAGGGGATCGGCGCTGATGCAGCCGGAGGACATCCCCCGCGGTACCCGCGAGCTCCTCGCCGAGATGGGCTATCCCCAGACACGCTCGTGGGACGTGGTCGGAGCCAAGATGCCGTCGCTGAAGGACTCCGCCCTGTTCGGCATCGGCCCCGGCACCCCGCTGCTCGTGCACGACCGCATGGCCTACTCCGGCGACACCCCTGTCCGGTTCACCAAGACGGTGATGCCGGCCGACCGCCACCAGCTGCTCTATTTCGAAGGGGATATGACGCAGGAATCGCTGAGCAAGGCGACCGACGTCAATATCTACGATCACTGA
- a CDS encoding DUF6292 family protein: MSDYGPPSAPVPYSPEWVRLPEPYVHAIAHELTARGVAVVDHWNDPMDPRDATVIVRGHDGGRLRFVWDEESGWRYGPMDENGWVPLHLTRYLAAGLLPAPAHVAHLVDRVLHRAIEGAVQRPRYRSFRDYGDALDGRLAAYARGREPAG; encoded by the coding sequence GTGAGCGACTACGGCCCTCCCTCCGCACCCGTGCCCTACTCGCCCGAGTGGGTCCGCCTCCCCGAACCCTACGTCCACGCCATCGCCCACGAGCTGACCGCTCGGGGCGTGGCGGTCGTCGACCACTGGAACGACCCCATGGACCCGCGCGACGCCACGGTCATCGTCCGCGGCCACGACGGCGGCCGGCTCCGCTTCGTCTGGGACGAGGAGAGCGGCTGGAGGTACGGCCCCATGGACGAGAACGGCTGGGTCCCCCTCCACCTGACGAGGTACCTCGCCGCCGGGCTGCTGCCGGCCCCCGCGCACGTGGCGCACCTCGTCGACAGGGTTCTCCACCGAGCCATCGAAGGGGCCGTGCAGCGGCCCCGGTACCGCTCCTTCCGCGACTACGGCGACGCGTTGGACGGGCGTCTCGCCGCCTACGCGCGGGGGCGCGAACCGGCAGGGTGA
- a CDS encoding cystathionine gamma-synthase yields the protein MTFDGFETLAIHAGQEADPGTGAVVVPIYQTSTYTQDGVGGLRGGYEYSRTGNPTRAALEECIAALEQGTRGLAFASGMAAEDTLLRTIAAPGDHVIIPGDAYGGTFRLFSKVLERWGVKWEAVDQTDPEAVRAAMRPETVAIWTETPTNPLLNITDIEALAAIAHDGGALLVVDNTFASAYLQQPLTLGADVVVHSMTKYMGGHSDVVGGALVVSDPELGERVAFHQNTMGAVCGPFDAWLTLRGIKTLAVRMDRHCANAERIAAELSGHPAVGQVLYPGLPEHPGHKVAERQMRGFGGMVSFRVRGGEEAALKVCDRTRVFTLAESLGGVESLIEHPGRMTHASTAGSPLEVPADLVRLSVGIESVDDLVADLRNALDF from the coding sequence ATGACGTTCGACGGGTTCGAGACCCTGGCCATCCACGCCGGGCAGGAAGCAGATCCCGGGACCGGCGCGGTCGTGGTCCCGATTTACCAGACGAGTACCTACACCCAGGACGGCGTCGGCGGTCTGCGCGGCGGATACGAGTACTCCCGCACGGGCAACCCCACCCGCGCCGCCCTGGAGGAGTGCATCGCCGCCCTGGAGCAGGGCACCCGCGGGCTGGCCTTCGCCTCCGGCATGGCCGCCGAGGACACCCTGCTGCGCACCATCGCCGCCCCCGGGGACCACGTGATCATCCCGGGTGACGCCTATGGCGGCACCTTCCGCCTCTTCTCCAAGGTGCTGGAACGGTGGGGGGTGAAGTGGGAGGCCGTCGACCAGACCGACCCCGAGGCCGTGCGGGCGGCGATGCGGCCCGAGACGGTGGCGATCTGGACGGAGACCCCGACCAACCCGCTGCTCAACATCACCGACATCGAGGCGCTGGCCGCGATCGCCCATGACGGCGGCGCCCTGCTCGTCGTCGACAACACCTTCGCCTCGGCCTACCTCCAGCAGCCGCTGACGCTGGGCGCCGACGTGGTCGTGCACTCCATGACCAAGTACATGGGCGGCCACTCCGACGTGGTCGGCGGCGCCCTGGTGGTGTCCGACCCAGAGCTGGGCGAGCGCGTCGCCTTCCACCAGAACACGATGGGCGCCGTGTGCGGGCCGTTCGACGCCTGGCTCACGCTGCGCGGCATCAAGACCCTGGCGGTGCGGATGGACCGGCACTGCGCCAACGCCGAGCGCATCGCCGCCGAGCTGTCCGGGCACCCGGCGGTCGGCCAGGTGCTCTACCCGGGACTGCCCGAGCACCCCGGCCACAAGGTGGCCGAGCGGCAGATGCGCGGTTTCGGCGGCATGGTCTCCTTCCGGGTCCGCGGCGGCGAGGAGGCCGCGCTGAAGGTGTGCGACCGGACCCGCGTGTTCACGCTGGCCGAGTCGCTGGGCGGGGTGGAGTCGCTCATCGAGCACCCGGGCCGGATGACGCACGCCTCCACGGCCGGGTCGCCGCTGGAGGTGCCGGCGGACCTGGTGCGGCTCTCGGTGGGTATCGAGTCGGTCGACGACCTGGTCGCCGACCTGCGCAACGCCCTGGACTTCTGA